From a single Anomaloglossus baeobatrachus isolate aAnoBae1 chromosome 4, aAnoBae1.hap1, whole genome shotgun sequence genomic region:
- the LOC142302029 gene encoding beta-1,3-galactosyltransferase 2-like has protein sequence MKGRICSLKFLVLVFLVQTFMFGCLVFYERKLKMINKWNEDSAKLQKTNKPVNNLTYPVFKHPLAPPYPFPYKFLINQPDKCKNRKPFLVIMVIGQCQDLESRHTIRETWGNVSIYDVEVVMVFLVGLPRIASERTQNVLEEESETFGDIVQQDFMDTYYNLTLKTLMGMEWVTKFCPSASYVMKIDNDMFLNVDYLIHNVLYPDLPVRTNYFTGVIVKNTGPMRSKAYKWYIPNEIYPNNTYPPYCSGPGYVFSADMAKKIYDVAQEIRVISMEDAFMGICLYELQIPPTEPPRNVFNGHKIQYNHCKFRKVATAHHYHGQELRRLWADFLAKKSQKC, from the coding sequence ATGAAAGGCCGAATTTGTTCCTTGAAATTTCTTGTCTTAGTTTTCCTGGTCCAAACATTTATGTTCGGGTGCTTAGTCTTCTACGAAAGAAAATTAAAAATGATCAACAAATGGAACGAAGATTCTGCAAAATTACAGAAGACAAATAAACCTGTGAATAATTTGACTTACCCAGTGTTCAAGCACCCCCTGGCTCCTCCTTACCCATTTCCATACAAGTTCCTCATCAACCAGCCGGACAAGTGCAAGAACCGGAAGCCTTTCCTTGTTATAATGGTGATAGGACAGTGCCAAGATTTGGAGTCTAGACATACAATCCGAGAAACATGGGGTAATGTAAGCATTTATGATGTTGAGGTGGTCATGGTTTTTCTGGTGGGTCTACCTCGAATAGCTTCTGAGCGAACCCAGAATGTGTTAGAAGAGGAAAGTGAGACTTTTGGGGACATCGTTCAACAAGACTTCATGGACACCTATTACAATTTGACCTTGAAAACCTTAATGGGTATGGAATGGGTGACCAAATTTTGTCCTTCTGCCAGCTATGTCATGAAGATAGACAATGACATGTTCCTTAACGTAGACTACCTGATTCATAATGTTCTTTATCCAGACTTACCTGTTCGTACAAATTACTTCACTGGTGTCATAGTTAAAAACACTGGACCTATGAGGAGCAAGGCTTATAAATGGTACATACCAAACGAAATCTACCCAAATAATACCTACCCGCCCTATTGCTCGGGACCTGGATATGTCTTTTCAGCTGACATGGCAAAGAAAATCTATGATGTGGCCCAAGAAATTAGGGTCATCTCCATGGAAGATGCTTTTATGGGAATTTGCTTATATGAGCTCCAGATTCCACCTACTGAACCCCCAAGGAATGTATTTAATGGACACAAGATTCAGTACAACCATTGCAAATTTAGGAAAGTTGCCACAGCTCATCATTATCATGGACAAGAGCTACGGAGACTATGGGCCGACTTTTTGGCTAAGAAATCTCAGAAGtgctaa